One Cicer arietinum cultivar CDC Frontier isolate Library 1 chromosome 8, Cicar.CDCFrontier_v2.0, whole genome shotgun sequence DNA segment encodes these proteins:
- the LOC101492730 gene encoding uncharacterized protein, with translation MSVHLKLSRFNRIYRPSELLEGKIILKTQSSISHYGIRLTIKGSVNLQVRGGSAGVVESFYGVIKPIPIVKRTVEVKSSGKIGSGTTEIPFSLNLKQDENLERFYETFHGADISIQYLLTVDISRGYLHKSLSATTEFIIESDKGDLLQRPISPEMVIFYITQDTQRHPLLPELKSGGFRVSGKICTQCSLSSPINGELTVEASAIPIQSIDIQLYRVESILHGEKIVTETSLILTTQIADGDVCRNLTLPIYVILPRLLTCPTIFAGPFSIEFKVAIVISFQSELSKLHKKSDSRTPRLWLATETLPLELVRAM, from the exons ATGTCCGTTCACCTCAAACTCTCTCGCTTCAATCGTATCTATCGTCCTTCC GAACTTCTAGAAggaaaaataattctaaaaacaCAATCTTCAATTTCTCACTATGGAATTCGTCTTACTATCAAAGGATCCGTCAACTTGCAG GTTCGTGGAGGATCAGCTGGGGTTGTTGAGTCATTCTATGGCGTTATTAAGCCTATTCCAATTGT GAAAAGGACCGTCGAGGTTAAATCTTCCGGAAAGATTGGTTCGGGTACAACAGAG ATACCATTTTCATTGAATCTTAAACAAGATGAGAATTTAGAAAGATTTTATGAGACTTTCCATGGAGCAGATATTAGTATCCAG TATTTGTTGACTGTAGATATATCTCGCGGATACTTGCATAAATCATTATCAGCAACGACGGAGTTCATTATCGAAAGTGATAAAG GTGATCTTCTACAAAGACCGATTTCTCCCGAGATGGTTATCTTTTACATTACGCAGGACACTCAAAGACATCCTCTTCTTCCCGAATTAAAATCTG GTGGTTTTCGAGTGAGTGGAAAAATCTGCACTCAGTGTTCTTTGTCTAGTCCTATTAATGGTGAATTAACTGTCGAAGCATCAGCGATTCCAATTCAGTCTATTGACATTCAGTTATATCGCGTTGAATCCATTCTTCACGGAGAGAAAATTGTGACTGAGACCTCTTTGATTCTAACAACTCAG ATAGCAGATGGAGACGTGTGCCGTAATTTGACTCTGCCTATCTATGTAATACTTCCTCGTCTTTTGACCTGTCCAACAATCTTTGCCGG TCCCTTTTCAATTGAGTTCAAAGTTGCAATTGTTATAAGCTTTCAGTCAGAGCTATCAAAATTGCATAAGAAGTCCGACTCGAGAACTCCGAGACTCTGG CTGGCAACGGAAACATTACCGCTCGAGTTGGTTCGGGCAATGTAA
- the LOC101493281 gene encoding uncharacterized protein has product MADQTQKAEIFELNNGTMQLLVTNLGCTIISFSVPGKDGVLSDVVLGLDSVESYQKGLAPYFGCIVGRVANRIKGGKFTLDGVEYSLPLNRPPNSLHGGNVGFDKKVWEVIEYKKGETPSITFKYDSHDGEEGYPGDITVTATYTLTSSTTLRLDMEGVPKNKPTIINLAQHTYWNLAGHNSGDILDHSIQIWANHVTPVDQHTVPTGEIMPVKGTPFDFTSEKRIGDTINQVGLGYDHNYVLDFGEEKAGLRHAAKVRDPSSSRVLNLWTNAPGVQFYTANYVNNVSGKEGAIYGKHAGLCLETQGFPDAINQSNFPSVVVRPGEKYQHSMLFEFSIE; this is encoded by the exons ATGGCGGATCAGACCCAAAAAGCTGAGATCTTTGAACTCAACAATGGAACCATGCAGCTCCTTGTTACCAATCTCGGTTGCACTATCATCTCCTTCTCTGTTCCTGGCAAAGAtg GTGTTTTATCCGATGTTGTTCTTGGACTTGACTCTGTTGAATCTTATCAG AAAGGTCTTGCTCCTTATTTTGGCTGCATCGTCGGTCGGGTAGCGAACCGGATTAAGGGTGGAAAGTTCACACTTGATGGTGTTGAGTACTCTTTGCCTCTCAACAGACCCCCAAACAGTCTCCATG GTGGAAATGTTGGATTTGATAAGAAGGTATGGGaagtaattgaatataaaaaagGCGAAACTCCATCGATCACTTTTAAGTATGACAGTCATGATGGGGAGGAAG GTTATCCTGGAGACATCACTGTTACCGCAACTTACACGCTCACCTCAAGCACGACTCTGAGGCTCGACATGGAAGGAGTGCCAAAGAACAAGCCAACCATCATTAACTTAGCTCAACATACCTATTGGAACTTAGCCGGCCATAACTCAGGGGATATACTTGACCATTCAATTCAGATATGGGCTAACCATGTCACTCCTGTGGATCAGCATACCGTGCCGACCGGCGAAATCATGCCAGTGAAGGGTACACCTTTTGATTTCACATCTGAGAAGAGAATAGGTGACACCATTAATCAAGTTGGATTAGGATATGATCACAATTACGTACTCGATTTTGGTGAAGAGAAAGCAGGTTTGAGACACGCTGCAAAAGTAAGGGATCCGTCGAGTTCAAGGGTACTTAACTTGTGGACAAATGCTCCTGGTGTGCAATTTTACACTGCAAATTATGTCAACAATGTATCAGGAAAAGAAGGTGCTATATATGGAAAGCATGCCGGATTATGTCTTGAGACACAAGGATTCCCTGACGCTATAAACCAGTCGAATTTTCCGTCTGTCGTGGTTCGACCGGGTGAGAAGTATCAACATTCTATGTTGTTTGAGTTTTCAATTGAATGA
- the LOC101492157 gene encoding phosphoethanolamine N-methyltransferase-like isoform X1 has product MANLEAMTQVEEDEREVQRNYWREHCANLSVESMMLDSNASHLDKEERPEVLSLLPAYEGKSILELGAGIGRFTSELAKKAGQLLAVDFIESAIKKNENINGHHKNVKFMCADVTSPNLHISEGSVDLIFSNWLLMYLSDEEVENLAEKMVKWLKVDGYIFFRESCFHQSGDSKRKYNPTHYREPRFYTKVFKECHMSDDNGNSFELSLVGCKCIGAYVRNKKNQNQICWLWQKVKSHDDRRFQRFLDSVEYNHKDILIYEKVYGQGFVSTGGLETTKEFVAKLGLKPGQKVLDVGCGLGGGDFYMAENFDVEVIAIDLSINMISLAIERAIGLKYAVEFECVDCTKKTYPEKTFDVIYTRDTLLHIKDKPTLFRSFYKWLKPGGTLLISDYCKSVGNLSIEYAEYIKKRGYYIHDMNAYCQMLENAGFDYVIDQDQTNLFLKTLQKELNSLENKKVDFINEFSEDDYNEIVERWKAKKMRGEAGEQIWGLFIAKKI; this is encoded by the exons ATGGCCAATTTGGAAGCTATGACACAAG TAGAAGAAGATGAACGTGAAGTACAGAGAAATTATTGGAGAGAGCATTGTGCAAATTTGTCAGTTGAGTCAATGATGCTCGATTCAAATGCCTCCCATCTCGACAAAGAAGAGAGACCTGAA gTACTCTCCCTATTACCAGCATATGAAGGAAAATCAATTTTAGAGCTTGGGGCAGGCATTGGAAGATTTACAAGTGAATTGGCCAAAAAAGCAGGGCAATTACTTGCTGTGGACTTCATTGAGAGTGCAATAAAAAAA AATGAAAATATTAATGGACACCACAAGAATGTCAAGTTCATGTGTGCTGATGTCACATCTCCAAACTTGCATATTTCTGAAGGATCAGTTGATTTGATATTCTCAAATTGGTTACTCATGTATCTTTCAGATGAAGAG GTTGAAAATTTAGCTGAAAAGATGGTGAAATGGTTAAAAGTTGATGGATATATATTCTTTAGAGAATCTTGTTTTCACCAATCTGGAGATTCAAAGAGAAAATACAATCCAACTCACTATAGGGAACCAAGATTTTACACTAAG GTATTTAAAGAGTGCCATATGAGTGATGATAATGGAAATTCCTTTGAGCTTTCTCTTGTTGGCTGCAAATGCATTGGAGCTTATGTTAGAAATAAGAAGAATCAAAATCAG ATTTGTTGGCTATGGCAAAAAGTTAAATCACATGATGATAGAAGGTTCCAAAGGTTCTTAGACAGTGTTGAGTATAATCATAAGGATATCTTAATCTATGAGAAAGTTTATGGTCAAGGCTTTGTGAGCACAGGAGGACTTG AAACAACAAAAGAATTTGTGGCAAAGTTAGGACTAAAGCCAGGTCAAAAAGTCCTAGATGTTGGTTGTGGTCTTGGAGGAGGTGACTTTTACATGGCTGAAAATTTTGATGTTGAAGTTATTGCAATTGACCTCTCCATAAATATGATTTCTCTAGCTATCGAACGCGCAATTGGACTCAAATATGCAGTTGAATTCGAATGTGTCGATTGCACTAAAAAAACATATCCTGAAAAGACATTTGATGTAATCTACACTCGTGACACTTTGTTACACATCAAA GATAAACCAACACTTTTCAGATCATTTTATAAGTGGTTGAAGCCTGGAGGTACACTTTTAATTAGTGACTATTGCAAAAGTGTTGGAAATCTTTCAATAGAATATGCTGAGTACATTAAAAAGAGAGGATATTATATCCATGACATGAATGCATATTGTCAG ATGCTTGAGAATGCTGGATTTGATTATGTCATTGATCAAGATCAAACAAATTTG TTCTTGAAAACTCTACAAAAAGAGTTAAATTCCCTTGAGAACAAGAAGGTCGATTTCATCAACGAATTTTCGGAG GATGATTACAATGAAATTGTTGAAAGATGGAAGGCCAAGAAGATGAGAGGTGAAGCTGGTGAGCAAATATGGGGACTGTTCATTGCCAAGAAAATTTGA
- the LOC101492157 gene encoding phosphoethanolamine N-methyltransferase-like isoform X2 — protein sequence MANLEAMTQEEDEREVQRNYWREHCANLSVESMMLDSNASHLDKEERPEVLSLLPAYEGKSILELGAGIGRFTSELAKKAGQLLAVDFIESAIKKNENINGHHKNVKFMCADVTSPNLHISEGSVDLIFSNWLLMYLSDEEVENLAEKMVKWLKVDGYIFFRESCFHQSGDSKRKYNPTHYREPRFYTKVFKECHMSDDNGNSFELSLVGCKCIGAYVRNKKNQNQICWLWQKVKSHDDRRFQRFLDSVEYNHKDILIYEKVYGQGFVSTGGLETTKEFVAKLGLKPGQKVLDVGCGLGGGDFYMAENFDVEVIAIDLSINMISLAIERAIGLKYAVEFECVDCTKKTYPEKTFDVIYTRDTLLHIKDKPTLFRSFYKWLKPGGTLLISDYCKSVGNLSIEYAEYIKKRGYYIHDMNAYCQMLENAGFDYVIDQDQTNLFLKTLQKELNSLENKKVDFINEFSEDDYNEIVERWKAKKMRGEAGEQIWGLFIAKKI from the exons ATGGCCAATTTGGAAGCTATGACACAAG AAGAAGATGAACGTGAAGTACAGAGAAATTATTGGAGAGAGCATTGTGCAAATTTGTCAGTTGAGTCAATGATGCTCGATTCAAATGCCTCCCATCTCGACAAAGAAGAGAGACCTGAA gTACTCTCCCTATTACCAGCATATGAAGGAAAATCAATTTTAGAGCTTGGGGCAGGCATTGGAAGATTTACAAGTGAATTGGCCAAAAAAGCAGGGCAATTACTTGCTGTGGACTTCATTGAGAGTGCAATAAAAAAA AATGAAAATATTAATGGACACCACAAGAATGTCAAGTTCATGTGTGCTGATGTCACATCTCCAAACTTGCATATTTCTGAAGGATCAGTTGATTTGATATTCTCAAATTGGTTACTCATGTATCTTTCAGATGAAGAG GTTGAAAATTTAGCTGAAAAGATGGTGAAATGGTTAAAAGTTGATGGATATATATTCTTTAGAGAATCTTGTTTTCACCAATCTGGAGATTCAAAGAGAAAATACAATCCAACTCACTATAGGGAACCAAGATTTTACACTAAG GTATTTAAAGAGTGCCATATGAGTGATGATAATGGAAATTCCTTTGAGCTTTCTCTTGTTGGCTGCAAATGCATTGGAGCTTATGTTAGAAATAAGAAGAATCAAAATCAG ATTTGTTGGCTATGGCAAAAAGTTAAATCACATGATGATAGAAGGTTCCAAAGGTTCTTAGACAGTGTTGAGTATAATCATAAGGATATCTTAATCTATGAGAAAGTTTATGGTCAAGGCTTTGTGAGCACAGGAGGACTTG AAACAACAAAAGAATTTGTGGCAAAGTTAGGACTAAAGCCAGGTCAAAAAGTCCTAGATGTTGGTTGTGGTCTTGGAGGAGGTGACTTTTACATGGCTGAAAATTTTGATGTTGAAGTTATTGCAATTGACCTCTCCATAAATATGATTTCTCTAGCTATCGAACGCGCAATTGGACTCAAATATGCAGTTGAATTCGAATGTGTCGATTGCACTAAAAAAACATATCCTGAAAAGACATTTGATGTAATCTACACTCGTGACACTTTGTTACACATCAAA GATAAACCAACACTTTTCAGATCATTTTATAAGTGGTTGAAGCCTGGAGGTACACTTTTAATTAGTGACTATTGCAAAAGTGTTGGAAATCTTTCAATAGAATATGCTGAGTACATTAAAAAGAGAGGATATTATATCCATGACATGAATGCATATTGTCAG ATGCTTGAGAATGCTGGATTTGATTATGTCATTGATCAAGATCAAACAAATTTG TTCTTGAAAACTCTACAAAAAGAGTTAAATTCCCTTGAGAACAAGAAGGTCGATTTCATCAACGAATTTTCGGAG GATGATTACAATGAAATTGTTGAAAGATGGAAGGCCAAGAAGATGAGAGGTGAAGCTGGTGAGCAAATATGGGGACTGTTCATTGCCAAGAAAATTTGA